One Deltaproteobacteria bacterium genomic window, ATTGGATTATGAAAAAGCTTAAAATACTTCTAATCGGACAACCAAATGTGGGAAAATCTTCATTGCTCAACGCCATCGTTGGTCCAAGGGTTACTGTTTCCAATTATCCAGGAACTACGGTTGAGACAGCCCGAGCAGAAAAGACCTTTCATCAAAAAAAGATAATTTTTGAAGATACCCCTGGAATATATTCTATTTCTGATAGATCGGAAGAGGAAAAGGTTACAGAAAAAGCGCTGTTTGAAGAGAGAGCAGATGCGGCAATAGTAGTTGCCGACAGTGTCTCTTTGGAGAGAAGTTTGTATATGGCTCTACAAATATTAGAAGCAGAAATACCCATTATAATGGTTTTAAATTTTACGGAAGATGCTGCAAAGAAGGGAATAGAAATCTATCATGGAAAATTAGGCCAACTTCTTCATATTCCCGTTATTCCTATAAATCCTTTAACAAAGAAGGGTATAAACAGACTCATAGATATAGTTTTAAAAATTAAAGAAATAACAGGTAAAACTTTCACCGTAAGATACGACGATGACATAGAAAGAGCCATAGATACAATATCATCTTACATAACAGGAACTGTTTTGCCGAAAAGGTTTGTAGCGTTAAGGATATTAGAAGGTGATACAGATTTTTATAAATACTTGAAAGACAAGAGAATAATTGAGAAAATTAAAAATTTGGAATTAAAAGAACATCCAGATGTTGCAGAAGATATAGCTATCACCAGATATGGCACGGCCTCATTTTTAGCGGAAAAAGTTACTCGAATAATCCCTTCGGAGAAAACTAAAAACTTGGAAAAGAAGGCTGATAATATCTTATTGCATAAAATCTGGGGACCTGTTGTCACTACTATATTTCTTCTTTTCACATTTGGAATTTTATTAGGTTTTGGCAATTTGATACAAGGAATTCTCATGGGCTTGACCGAGAGCCTTTTATCCTTCCTTGGCGCAACGGAACATTCCATCCCGCCTGCCATCGCTTACAGCTCAGGCTATTGGCGGGCAGGTATTGCTATGATATTAACTCAAGGTTTAATCGGACTTGCAGCAGGTGTTTCTATTGCCCTACCTTATGTGTTCTTGTTTTACTTGCTCTTAGGACTACTGGAAGATATAGGTCTTCTTTCCAGGTTTATTGTTAATGCAGGAAGATTTCTGAAAAGCTTAGGATTGCCCCAAAAAGCCTTTATTCCTCTGGCATTAGGACTGGGCTGCACTGCGCCTGCAGCCACAGCTACCAGAGTTTTATCATCCAAACAAGAACAATTTCATACTGCCATGTTTCTTGCTTTCATTCCTTGTTCCTCCAGAACTGCCATAATAATGGGGATAGTTGGATTTTATGGAGGTATAATACTCGCTTTTTCTGTTTTTGCTACTTTACTTGTTGCTGGTTTAATTTGGGCTTTTGGAATAAAAAAAATTATTCATATAAAGAGTGGACTGTTGCTTTTAGAACTGCCTCCCTATAGAAAGCCCTTGATTAAAAATGTTCTTGCTAAAAGCTGGATTAGAATGAAGGATTTTGTATATATAGTTATACCACTGCTTGCACTTGGGGGAATAGCTTATGGTATTTTAAATATATTAGGCTTGATTTCTGTCATAGTAGAGCCTTTTTCACCAATCACTGCTTGGTTAGGATTACCTGCCTTAACTATTATTCCGTTATTTTTTGGATTTTTGCAAAAAGACTTAACAGGAGCAATGCTGGTATCAGCTTTTGGAACTGCAAATATATCTTTAGTTCTAACTTCTCTTCAAATATATACATTCGGTGTAGCAACAACAATAGGCATTCCATGCGTAATTGCTTCAGGAATACTTATTAAAGAATTTGGGTTTAAAAAGGCAATAGGTTTAACACTAACTTCAATAATTTACGGTTTTTTGATTGCTGGTATAGTTTGGAGAATAATCTCTATTCTTTAAAGTAATTATTGACCAAAATATTTTATTTCGTATAATTCAAGTGCATGATGTTATGCGAAGGCAAGATAGACAAATCATACAAAATTATTGATATAGAGGGCGGCCATAGCGCCAAGGATAGACTAATGCATCTGGGTATTACACCGAACAGCATTATAAAGATCAAAAGGTCTGCTCCGCTCCATGGACCTTTTATGCTCAGCGTAAATGGTGTTGATTTACTTATTGGTAGAGGCATCGCAAAAAAGATAGTAGTTGAGGAAGTTTAGGAGACTATTTGAGAATAGCCCTTGTTGGCCAGCCCAATTCTGGCAAAAGCACTCTCTTTAACCAGGTTGCAGGTTATAGGAGTTTTCCTGCCAATTTTCCCGGAGCAACTGTTGAATACACCATAGGCAAAACATACATAGAAAACGAACTGGCAGAAATCATAGATTTGCCCGGCACTTACTCCATTAGCTGGTATGACGATGCTGAAAAAGAAGCGATTAAAGCACTATTTTCAATGAACATTGATGTAATTGTCAATATTGTTGATGCTTCAACACTTATAAGAAGTCTTGAATTAACCTGGGAACTTATCTCTATCAATAAACCTATGGTTATAGCGCTCAATATGATGGATGAAGCTAAAAGAAAAGGTATTCATATAAATGTGGATAAACTATCTGAGGTTTTAGGCATAAAGGTTGTGCCTCTCGTTGCCAGCAAGGGTAAAGGCGTAAAAGAATTAATGATAGAAGCTAAAAGATCGCAACCACCGGTAAAAACAAATATATATCCCCAAGAAATAGAGGCAGAAATCCACAAAGTTGAGGAATGCATAAGAAAACATGTTAAAAATGCAGATATGCCTGCCAGAACAGTTGCAATTAAAGCACTGGAAGGTTTTAAGCCTTGCCTTAACATAATTTCAAATACTGCTTGTAACGATACTCTAAAAAATGCAAGACAGAAACTGAAAAATGGTGCGGAGATAGAAAGAGAACGACATGCCAGATGCATGAATATATTCGAACAATGTGCAAAAGTCTCAAGAATAGAGAAAAAAGCCACAGAAGATATATTGGACTCTGTTTTAATGCACCCCATTTTTGGGTACCTATCTGTAATTTTGATATTTTTAGCTACATTTTACATTGTATTCAAGGGTGGTTCTTCGTTTGAAGGTTTAATAGTCTCAGCGTTTGATAATGTAGACTCTTATATTGAGAGCTCAATCCCATTTCTCTTACTGTCCAAAATAGTTGGAGCTGTAATTGGAGGAATAGGTGCAGCAATAGGCATAGCCTTGCCATACCTTATACCTTTTCTCATTATAATATCAATTTTGGAAGATACAGGCTACCTGCCAAGAATTGCCTATCTAATGGATTCAATAATGCATATATTGGGCGTTCATGGCACCAGTGTTATACCATTTGTATTGGGATACGGTTGTAGTGTTCCTGCAGTTATGGCAACAAGAACCTTAAAGAGCAAGAAAGAAAAGGTAATCTCTGCATTTTTGGCAACACTTATTCCGTGCTCAGCAAGAACAATTGTAATAATGGGTCTTGTAGGATATTTTATAGGACCTATCTATGCAATACTCCTCTATGGACTCAACCTTGTTGTTGTGGCTGTATTAGGTGCGAGTTTAAAAAAATTCTTGCCAGGAATCAGTCCCGAAATAATGTTTGATATACCTCCATATAGAATGCCAACTGTAAAAACCGTTCTTATAAAAACATGGTATAGACTCAAAGATTTCATTTATCTTGCAGTCCCTTTGCTTATAGCAGGAAGTATTATCTTAGCCCTCATCTCATATTATAAATTAGACCCATATATAAATAGCGTATTTGCTCCAGTTATAACGGGATTACTGGGGCTACCTGCATCTTTAGGCATTGTTTTAATTTTTGGTGTTATGAAAAAAGAGCTGACACTCATAATGCTTTACCAGGCCCTTTCGCTTCCCAATTTTTCAATGGTAAAGGATGTTATGAGTCCAGAACAAATGATGGTATTTACGGTATTCGTTATATTTTATGTGCCCTGTCTCGCCACCATTTCAGCTTTATGGAAAGAAGTGGGAATTAGAAATACCGCATCTATTACAGCTGGAACACTTGTTCTTGCCATTGTCTTATCATTTTTGGCAAGAGTAGCCTTTCAAATTTTATAAGATAATAAATAACCCCGTTGTTTGCCATGGGGTATTACCAGATGTCATTCCGCACTTGATACGGAATCTGGATTCCCGCATTCGCGGGAATGACAGAAGGAAAAGAAATCCTCATACTATATATAGAAGTATGGAAGCAAAAAAATTTGCAAAGCACTATAGCCTTTTATCCGCTGTTATGTGACCCGAAGGTAGGGTTGCGAAGCAGATGGAGTTCCAAACCCCGCCTTTATTCATTAAAGTTCTCCAACAGATGCTCTGTAATCAATCAACTTTCCAATGCCCCAACAATCTCCCTTACTTCTCCCATGGCTTCACCTTTAACAAGAGACCCTTCTAAGCCTGCTTTTATTACTTCACGATCACAGTGAACCACACCAATAACTTTAGCTTTCAGTTCTCCTAATTTCTGCATCATCTTGGACTCTATTTCTTCTGACTCAATTTTATTTAAGATGAACCAGAAGTTTTTCATCTCCATTTCTCTGCAAAAACCGTTTACCCTATTTGCAATCGAGATGGATTCAAAAGTGGGATCGAGGATGGTTAGTATAATGTCCATATTGTCTGCTATCCTTCTGCCAAAATGTTCTATTCCAGCTTTAACATCAATAAGATTAACCCATTCTCCTTTTACCATAAAGTCTCTGACTACCTTTTCTATCGGCCCGTCGCAACCCTGACCATACTTTTCAATCTTCCCTGCCTGAAATAAGATTACACCTTCTCTCTGGACAAAGTATTCAGGCGAAATCTCATCGTAAATATCTATCTTCTTTTCCGGAA contains:
- the feoB gene encoding ferrous iron transport protein B yields the protein MRIALVGQPNSGKSTLFNQVAGYRSFPANFPGATVEYTIGKTYIENELAEIIDLPGTYSISWYDDAEKEAIKALFSMNIDVIVNIVDASTLIRSLELTWELISINKPMVIALNMMDEAKRKGIHINVDKLSEVLGIKVVPLVASKGKGVKELMIEAKRSQPPVKTNIYPQEIEAEIHKVEECIRKHVKNADMPARTVAIKALEGFKPCLNIISNTACNDTLKNARQKLKNGAEIERERHARCMNIFEQCAKVSRIEKKATEDILDSVLMHPIFGYLSVILIFLATFYIVFKGGSSFEGLIVSAFDNVDSYIESSIPFLLLSKIVGAVIGGIGAAIGIALPYLIPFLIIISILEDTGYLPRIAYLMDSIMHILGVHGTSVIPFVLGYGCSVPAVMATRTLKSKKEKVISAFLATLIPCSARTIVIMGLVGYFIGPIYAILLYGLNLVVVAVLGASLKKFLPGISPEIMFDIPPYRMPTVKTVLIKTWYRLKDFIYLAVPLLIAGSIILALISYYKLDPYINSVFAPVITGLLGLPASLGIVLIFGVMKKELTLIMLYQALSLPNFSMVKDVMSPEQMMVFTVFVIFYVPCLATISALWKEVGIRNTASITAGTLVLAIVLSFLARVAFQIL
- a CDS encoding ferrous iron transport protein A, which produces MMLCEGKIDKSYKIIDIEGGHSAKDRLMHLGITPNSIIKIKRSAPLHGPFMLSVNGVDLLIGRGIAKKIVVEEV
- the feoB gene encoding ferrous iron transport protein B; translation: MKKLKILLIGQPNVGKSSLLNAIVGPRVTVSNYPGTTVETARAEKTFHQKKIIFEDTPGIYSISDRSEEEKVTEKALFEERADAAIVVADSVSLERSLYMALQILEAEIPIIMVLNFTEDAAKKGIEIYHGKLGQLLHIPVIPINPLTKKGINRLIDIVLKIKEITGKTFTVRYDDDIERAIDTISSYITGTVLPKRFVALRILEGDTDFYKYLKDKRIIEKIKNLELKEHPDVAEDIAITRYGTASFLAEKVTRIIPSEKTKNLEKKADNILLHKIWGPVVTTIFLLFTFGILLGFGNLIQGILMGLTESLLSFLGATEHSIPPAIAYSSGYWRAGIAMILTQGLIGLAAGVSIALPYVFLFYLLLGLLEDIGLLSRFIVNAGRFLKSLGLPQKAFIPLALGLGCTAPAATATRVLSSKQEQFHTAMFLAFIPCSSRTAIIMGIVGFYGGIILAFSVFATLLVAGLIWAFGIKKIIHIKSGLLLLELPPYRKPLIKNVLAKSWIRMKDFVYIVIPLLALGGIAYGILNILGLISVIVEPFSPITAWLGLPALTIIPLFFGFLQKDLTGAMLVSAFGTANISLVLTSLQIYTFGVATTIGIPCVIASGILIKEFGFKKAIGLTLTSIIYGFLIAGIVWRIISIL